A stretch of DNA from Carassius carassius chromosome 22, fCarCar2.1, whole genome shotgun sequence:
tgaactcttCCTTCAAAAGAGACATTGGGCACACCGCGTGGCCACCTGTATATTTCTAATGTGTGAATTACAGGTAGAAACCCTCCAAAGTTCGTGTAGGCCAATGCTTCTTACAGATACTGCTCACTCGCTCATTAAAAATTGACTGTAAAATATCTACAGGCCATAAACTTGTTAAGTGCGCAATGAAGGACACTTAACATTATGATATTTTCCATAATGATgagattaaaattctgtcattctgtcaCTCACCCTCACGTCGCGTCCAAATCTTAACACAGAAAATAGAATATGTTTTGAAAATTGTTgatacattgaaagtcaatggagTACAGTGTTCTTTTGGACCCCGTTTACTTTCATTATATGATCAAAAACGGAATATATTTTCTTGtggtcaacagaagaaagaaagccagACATGTTTGGAATgttatgagggtgagtaagtaatgacagatttacattttttcagtGATCTATCCTTTTAAAGTAGTCTTTGGGCACAAGATGAGGGATTCCAGACAAAAGATCCTAAACAGGACATCAGCACCTCTATTATAACTGGATCTACAATCCATAGAACCTCAGCACTTAGGGTCATCACTGTCCATCTGGTTCTATACATTATAAGTGTAGTCTGTCAGGTAATCCTTCAGCCGGTTCGGCAAAGGGAGTTCTTGTACCCGCCGTGTGGTTTTATTGATGGCAATACGACACAGATGCTGCAGAGACGGTGTGGCCGTGTACACCGGAGTCGTGAGCAGCAGCTGCACGGTGCCTTTGAATGGGGCGATGGGGGTAGTGCTGCCTTCACAAGATGTCCGGGACAGCTGCACATAATGCTCCACGAGATGGACGACGCTGTCGAACTGCTTGAGTTTGGGTTTGACCAGCAGCACGGAGTCTAGCTTGAACTTGCCATCCTTGTATTCGATACGCAGATTGGTGGGTCCCACGGATGTCATGGCGGAGATGGTGAAGAGGTAGTCCCTCTGAGAGCTGTCTCGGACCAAAAACGTGCCCTCCGA
This window harbors:
- the LOC132098962 gene encoding suppressor of cytokine signaling 2-like isoform X1; amino-acid sequence: MTCHSSDSTESIENERRSQTETQVAEYEQSRIATAMRDLKNTAGWYWGSLTANEAKEILQDTSEGTFLVRDSSQRDYLFTISAMTSVGPTNLRIEYKDGKFKLDSVLLVKPKLKQFDSVVHLVEHYVQLSRTSCEGSTTPIAPFKGTVQLLLTTPVYTATPSLQHLCRIAINKTTRRVQELPLPNRLKDYLTDYTYNV
- the LOC132098962 gene encoding suppressor of cytokine signaling 2-like isoform X2; translated protein: MTCHSSDSTESIENERRSQTETQVAEYEQSRIATAMRDLKNTGWYWGSLTANEAKEILQDTSEGTFLVRDSSQRDYLFTISAMTSVGPTNLRIEYKDGKFKLDSVLLVKPKLKQFDSVVHLVEHYVQLSRTSCEGSTTPIAPFKGTVQLLLTTPVYTATPSLQHLCRIAINKTTRRVQELPLPNRLKDYLTDYTYNV